The DNA sequence GCACCTGTCCATATAATTTCTCCATTGGGGAGAACTACTTCTAAATTCAATACGGAAACAGAAGTGACTCCGTATTTCACCGCTCGTAATCCTCCTGCATTGGTAGCAATATTTCCTCCTATATAGGAACTGCCCCAACTCGAAGGATCGGGACCATAAAATAAACCGTGCGGTTCTAAGGCTTGTTGAAGTTGATAATTGATAACTCCTGCTTCAACAACAGCCTGGTAGTTCTGAATATCGATTTCAATAATTTTATTAAGTCTTTCCATGGATAAAACAATTCCTCCATGTATAGGTAAAGCTCCTCCCATTAGTCCGGTACCCCCGGATCTAGTTGTGATAGGTATCGTCTTTTCATTGCAGAATTTAACTATTTGAGAAATTTCTTCCGAATTTTCAGGTTTAACAACCAACAAAGGTTTAAAACTTAAATTTTCGGTATGATCATAAGAATAAAATTCAAGACTTTGTTCATCGTAGAAACAATGTTCAGGTCCTAATAATTCAACAAAAAAATCAATATATTCAGGCATAAAGTTAAAATTCAATGCAAAAATACTAATTTGATAACAGAATTTACTAGATTATTCACTACAAATGGTCGAGTAGTTTTTATATTTGTATTTATGTTTTCAAAAAGATTTATACTACTTATAGTTTTACTTTTTTTAAGTTGTATATTCTTATTTCTTATTAATTTATTGACCGGATTTGAAAATATTTCTTTATACGATCTTTTTTTTACTCAAGAAGAAACTAAAAAGTTAATTATATCGTATCGATTTTACAGGGCGGTAGCTGTAGTATTAGCAGGGATATCATTACCCGTTAGTGGATTTTTACTTCAAGAACTTTTTAAAAATCCTTTAGCAGAACCTTCCGTCTTAGGAATTACATCTGCTTCAGCTTTAGCTGTAGCATTGCTTATTTTTTTAGGTGGAGGACTATTCTTTCTTCAATACCAATGGCTAGAAGGTTGGTTACTTATCATAAGTGCTTTTACAGGTGCCTTGCTTACTTCACTCCTATTATTGTTTATATCCAAAGAAATTAAGAATATTTCAACATTTATTATTATTGGTTTTCTTTTATCCTCTTTTTGTGGGTCATTAATCAGTACTTTACAATTTTACTCACAATCTGAATCTCTGAAACAATACGTATATTGGTCTTTTGGTTCATTTGAAGGATTATCCGGAAATCAAATTTCAGTTTTTACAATTTGCACGATACTGGGACTATTTCCGGCTTTTATGTCGGTAAAAAAATTAATAGGTTATCTCATGGGAGAGGAGTATGCAAAGGTTTTAGGAGTGAATATGGCGAAGCTTAAAATTAATATTCTGATAGCCGTCTGCTTACTCACGGGAAGTACAACCGCTATGCTTGGACCGATTGTATTTGTAGGTATTATTATTCCGCATTTTTGCAGACAAATTTGGAATCCTGCCGCACTTTGGACTCAAATTAATTTAAATATTTTGATAGGCAGCGTATTTATGTTATTGGTAAGCCTTATTATGAGTTATACGCAATTGCCTGTAAATATACTTTCCTCTTTGATTGGTGTGCCAACAATATTATTTATAATTTTAAAAGACAGATTTAAAAATTAACCCTTTGGAAACAAACAGTAATTCTATACTTGAATTTCATAATCTATCCATAGGTTATCAATCGCCGGTTCTCTCAGGGATGAATGCTACCATGAAAAAGGGAGAAATTATACTTTTGACTGGAAAAAATGGAAGTGGAAAGACTACCTTATTAAAATCCATTTATGGTGAACTTCCTCTGCTTGAGGGCTCAATAAAAATTAAGGGTAAAAATATTTCTGAAATCTCACCCCTAGAAACAGGAAAATATCTAGCGGTAGTTCTTTCTCAAATCGCTGTCAGCCCCTCTCTACGGGTTTTTGATTTAGTGGCTTTAGGTAGATATCCTTATAAAAAATGGTATCAGAGTCTTACAAAAAAAGAGATTGAAGCTATTGACGATATACTGCACCTGTTGAATCTTAGCCAATATAGAGAATATAATATAACTAAACTTTCGGATGGTAATCTTCAAAAGGTGATGATTGCCAGAGCTTTAGTTCAAAATTGTCCAATATTAATTTTAGATGAACCTACCTCACATTTAGATATAGCTAATAAATTAGAAATCATGAATGTAATTAAAATGTATGCCCACGATCAGGATAAATCTATTTTATTTACTTCTCATGATTTATCCTTAGGCCTTGCTATAGCAGACCGATTATGGTTTATAAAAGATGATTTGTTACATACAGGTTTTACAGAAGATGTTGCTAACAGATACAACTTATATGATTATTTTGTAAACGATGCGATACGTTTTGATTATCAAGCCAATGAATATAATTTTTTCAATTCTCATACTTCTAAAACAGTACGAGTAATTTCCAATTCTCAATCTGCATACTGGTTAAAAAAAGCTTTGGTAAAAAATAATTTTGTTATTTCCGATCAAGCATCCATTCAGATTTTAGAAAAAGATTCCGTATTTTATCTTCTTGATAAGAATCAAAATGAATATAGTTTTATATCCATAGAAACACTTATCAATTTCTTGAGATTAAAAAATAGTTAATCATTTAATTTAATTAACTACGTAATAGGATAAAAATAAAGCAATGGCTGTAGCTGAAATTACACCGATTAAACCCGGTATCATAAAACTGTGATTAAGAATATATTTTCCGATATGGGTTGTTCCTGTTCTATCAAAATTTATGGTCGCTAAATCCGATGGATAAAAAGCAAAAAAGAAGTAAGCATAAGATGCAGGGATACATCCGATTAAAATGGATACAGGTATATGTAGCATAAATCCAATGGGCATCAT is a window from the Apibacter sp. B3706 genome containing:
- a CDS encoding FecCD family ABC transporter permease, coding for MFSKRFILLIVLLFLSCIFLFLINLLTGFENISLYDLFFTQEETKKLIISYRFYRAVAVVLAGISLPVSGFLLQELFKNPLAEPSVLGITSASALAVALLIFLGGGLFFLQYQWLEGWLLIISAFTGALLTSLLLLFISKEIKNISTFIIIGFLLSSFCGSLISTLQFYSQSESLKQYVYWSFGSFEGLSGNQISVFTICTILGLFPAFMSVKKLIGYLMGEEYAKVLGVNMAKLKINILIAVCLLTGSTTAMLGPIVFVGIIIPHFCRQIWNPAALWTQINLNILIGSVFMLLVSLIMSYTQLPVNILSSLIGVPTILFIILKDRFKN
- a CDS encoding ABC transporter ATP-binding protein translates to METNSNSILEFHNLSIGYQSPVLSGMNATMKKGEIILLTGKNGSGKTTLLKSIYGELPLLEGSIKIKGKNISEISPLETGKYLAVVLSQIAVSPSLRVFDLVALGRYPYKKWYQSLTKKEIEAIDDILHLLNLSQYREYNITKLSDGNLQKVMIARALVQNCPILILDEPTSHLDIANKLEIMNVIKMYAHDQDKSILFTSHDLSLGLAIADRLWFIKDDLLHTGFTEDVANRYNLYDYFVNDAIRFDYQANEYNFFNSHTSKTVRVISNSQSAYWLKKALVKNNFVISDQASIQILEKDSVFYLLDKNQNEYSFISIETLINFLRLKNS